GTATAGAAGCCCAATATAGTATTGGTCCGGCTCCGGATATGGCCGCGAAAAGCGCGAGGATGGCCTGTAATAGTTTGTTCGCTTTAAAGGTTTGATGTGTGAAATACCTGTGTATGCCAATTTCGATCCCGATAGTGGAGATCAGGTAACCTGCCAGCAAAAGCATTAATTCCCTGTATCCGCCATAACCATGATAGAGAAGGTAAATTGTGAGCCCTGTTCCTAAAGCAAGAAGGGATGTATATAGAATAAAGCCGCCGCGCATGATGGGTAATGATCTTTCCAGCCAGGCTGTACGGGATGCCGTTAACACTCCGTTTACAGGGAATAATAAATACTTATCAATATAATGATCCAATATGTTTTTCAGCAGCCAAACGCCGAAGACAACTGCTATAATATAATAAGGAATATAAAGTACTATGCCCAATGCCAACGCAGCAGCGATCATGCCCATATACACACCATGAAGTTTGAACGTACTTATGAATTGATAAAAAGGAACAGTTTTCGACGGCATATTTAACTGAATGTTTTTTATTGCTTCTTCCCTCGAATGTTCCTCTTTGAGATTGTATTTAAAAGGCATCCATGGCGCATTCAATAATAATCTGAATAAAGAAGGCCGGAAAAAGAAAAGGTAAAGCCACGGAACTGCTATGCGCATTTTTGCCGCAAGTTTAGTGGCATAAAATTCATGGTCAACCAGGGTTGGACGTTTCGCGGAGCCGGGAAACCTCCGGGCATGAATTTCTTTATTGTAAAAAGTTTCAATGATCTGTTGTTCTTTACTCGGAAGCGAAATTCGTCCGCTGTAAACCGATGCCAGCCACCTGGCCTGAAGCTCACCCATTCCCGGGATGGAACCTAAAATAGGCCGCGCTGTACCAACAAAAGCAAGTGTAGGATCATTATGGTCGAAGACCATATCGTATGTTTTCCAGATGTCAAAACCCTTTTCGAGGAACGAATAGTTTGGTATATAGCCTGAACAGTCAATAATAAGGTCGACGCATATTTTTTTTCCTTCCTCCGAATAAATTGAATCTCCTTCTATTTTTTTAATTCTGCCGAAAGGGGTTATTTTTCCATCATGTACGTCAATAATTCCATTCATCGACTTTGTTACAAAGTCGGTCATCCACGTATGTTTAGGCGCCCACTCTTTAACACCGCTTCCGCCAATTCCCCAAACAAACCCGATTATTTTACCCACATAAGCTCTTCCAAGATCTTCAAACATTAAGAAGTTTGACATGATGGCCCTTATCCCCGGTACCATAAATTCGTCAGCGGCCGAGTTCCCGCCGATCAGTTTTCCCGCGAACCATTGCGAATCGCTGCCGCCCCAATACACTTTTTTGCCGATAACCTCAGCACACTCGTGCGCGATGTCCGCACCGCTTTCACCAAGCCCGACAACCGCTACAGATCCGTAATTGGCAAGTATGCCTGAATTTTTATATTCCGAACTGTGAATTACTTTTCCGGTGAAATGTTCATACTTGCTTGCAAAACCAATAGGTTTCGCTTTTTGATTTGCGCCCGCGGCTCCAACGATCGCGTCGAATTCTTCACTGAACTCTAAACCATCTTTACGGCCTGTCACAACCCATTTATCTCCTTTTTTAAAAGCTTTTTCAATAACAGTATTGTAATGAATGTTTTCCGACAATTTATATTTGTCAATATACGTCCCGATAAAATCCAATATATACCGGCGATGAGGAAAGTAAACGGATTCCTTAGGTATAGGATGATCAGAAGCGTGCAGGTAATTTTTAGAGGAAGACGCATAGGCCCGTTCAGCAACTCCTACCTTCCTGTTGCTGTCAAATTTCCATATTCCGCCGGGGGCCGGAGTCTGTTCAAATAATTTCACTTCTATCCCCGACTCTTTTAACCACTTGCCCGCATATATTCCGTTCCACCCGGCTCCTATAACTGCCACCTTTTTAATGTTCAGTGTAATGGGCTTTCTGTACTGAAAGAGCAATATAAATAATTGCATAGGAGCAATTAGCAGAAATGTGAACAACAAAATATTTGATGGCGTGTCGGCAACAAAAATATTGATGACAGTAAGGCCAATTGATAAATAGCCCCACCAGAGAATGCCGAAAGCAAGCAGTTTGGTAATTATTCCGTCCTGAAGGATATTGAAAGGCAAGCTGAATATCTGCAACAGTTTATGTTTGAGCAGGAAATAATCGTAAATAAAAAATGATCCGGTAAAGAAAATGATTCGCAGCAACGGATGATCAAAAAGATGAATGGCAATACTCCAAATAGTTCCGTGAAGTATGGAAATACCCAGCGGCACATAGGGTTTTTCATTAAAGCTCCGGAAAATAAATTTGACATTATTTTTAAAGAAGGTGCTCTGCCCGTTAAACCAGGGCATCCATAAACCCCACAATGCCGGTATCAGAAAATCTTTCCCGGACAGGTCGATAAAATGCAAATAGAATGCCGCCGCAAATAAAACGATGGGTACAAAATACAGCAGTGTCCACCTGGCTTTATGTTTTTCCCAAATGAGCATATTTATTTTTTTACATTCATTATAAAAAGCACCAGGCCTGTGGTATAAATATACCTTAAATTTCGCATGTAATTATTGAAAGGAGGCGGGACGACCTATCGGAGCTACAAGTTTTGTTTTGGAAAAAAAATTCGGATTTACACGCTATGGTTTATATCCATCTGTAAGCGTTTTCATAAAAGCCACAATGTCTTTTATTTCCTGTTCGGTTAATTTAAGATCGCCCAGCTCATCCTTGTTAACATTTTCCGAAACTTCCGGTGGTCCAAATTTTCCGGAATCCCGTTCATTATAAAACCTGACAGTTTCTTCGAGCGTTTTTATAACTCCGTTGTGAAAGTAAGGTGCGGTGATCGCAATATTTCGCAAAGTGGGTACTTTAAATTTTCCGTTTTCGGATTTTTGTTTTAAAATGGCACCTAAGCCCAAGTCGCACATGCCGCTGTCTTTGCACAATTTTATTACTTCAGGGTTTGCAGGCAGACCAATGTTGTCGTAAGTAAAATCGGTAAATAAGATCGCGTAGGTGTACCTGGCAGGCTTTGAGGAATGACATGCGGCGCAGTTTCCTTTGGTTGAATCTTCAAACAGTTTTAATCCCCGTGTTTCCTGTTCAGTGAGCACTGCTTTTCCCTTTAAATAATAGTCAAACTTCGAGGTGAAAGGACTTACTTCTTTGGTTTCCTCGTATTCTTCTATGGCATCCGCAGTATATTCAAATGCCTTATTCACGTCATCAAGTG
The DNA window shown above is from Bacteroidota bacterium and carries:
- a CDS encoding fatty acid desaturase — encoded protein: MLIWEKHKARWTLLYFVPIVLFAAAFYLHFIDLSGKDFLIPALWGLWMPWFNGQSTFFKNNVKFIFRSFNEKPYVPLGISILHGTIWSIAIHLFDHPLLRIIFFTGSFFIYDYFLLKHKLLQIFSLPFNILQDGIITKLLAFGILWWGYLSIGLTVINIFVADTPSNILLFTFLLIAPMQLFILLFQYRKPITLNIKKVAVIGAGWNGIYAGKWLKESGIEVKLFEQTPAPGGIWKFDSNRKVGVAERAYASSSKNYLHASDHPIPKESVYFPHRRYILDFIGTYIDKYKLSENIHYNTVIEKAFKKGDKWVVTGRKDGLEFSEEFDAIVGAAGANQKAKPIGFASKYEHFTGKVIHSSEYKNSGILANYGSVAVVGLGESGADIAHECAEVIGKKVYWGGSDSQWFAGKLIGGNSAADEFMVPGIRAIMSNFLMFEDLGRAYVGKIIGFVWGIGGSGVKEWAPKHTWMTDFVTKSMNGIIDVHDGKITPFGRIKKIEGDSIYSEEGKKICVDLIIDCSGYIPNYSFLEKGFDIWKTYDMVFDHNDPTLAFVGTARPILGSIPGMGELQARWLASVYSGRISLPSKEQQIIETFYNKEIHARRFPGSAKRPTLVDHEFYATKLAAKMRIAVPWLYLFFFRPSLFRLLLNAPWMPFKYNLKEEHSREEAIKNIQLNMPSKTVPFYQFISTFKLHGVYMGMIAAALALGIVLYIPYYIIAVVFGVWLLKNILDHYIDKYLLFPVNGVLTASRTAWLERSLPIMRGGFILYTSLLALGTGLTIYLLYHGYGGYRELMLLLAGYLISTIGIEIGIHRYFTHQTFKANKLLQAILALFAAISGAGPILYWASIHKSHHKYADHENDPHSPVFESAKNKNALMKFLHAHFLWIYSTRESTKNSGWINNVKRLAENRIVVFFDSTYLIWLAGGIILPGLINGLITKTWMGVLLGVLWGGLFRLFIVANFSWIINSVCHVIGSRPFKDQTNNSRNNVLLAIPTLGESYHNNHHAFPTSANLGFKWWQFDPGFWIIKFFKLLGWVSEINKPSQEDIRIRMK
- a CDS encoding cytochrome-c peroxidase; protein product: MNSIVNCCILFLASLSVLGQFSCNNNNDTADPANVSVSPACDTILNPVQALGKKLFFDINLSNPPGQSCASCHSSGKAFVDPGTLPVSAGAIKTLFGNRNAPTVAYAAFTPRFHYDSTEQAYIGGLFWDGRAATLSEQAMQPLLNHLEMNNTKQAVIEHIKRSDYKDLFLSIYGNNSLDDVNKAFEYTADAIEEYEETKEVSPFTSKFDYYLKGKAVLTEQETRGLKLFEDSTKGNCAACHSSKPARYTYAILFTDFTYDNIGLPANPEVIKLCKDSGMCDLGLGAILKQKSENGKFKVPTLRNIAITAPYFHNGVIKTLEETVRFYNERDSGKFGPPEVSENVNKDELGDLKLTEQEIKDIVAFMKTLTDGYKP